GACGATGCCGAACCGGTCCCGGAGGGGGTTGGTGAGCATTCCGGCCCGGGTGGTGGCCCCTACCAGGGTGAAGGGGGGCAGGTCCAGCTTCACTGACCGGGCCGCCGGGCCTTCCCCGATCATGATGTCGATCTGGAAGTCTTCCAGGGCCGGGTAGAGGATTTCTTCCACCACCGGGGAGAGGCGGTGGATTTCGTCGATGAAGAGAACGTCGTTGGGTTCCAGATTGGTGAGCAGGGCGGCCAGATCCCCGGCCCGTTCCAGCACCGGCCCGGAAGTCTGGCGCAGATTGACCCCCATTTCGGCGGCCACGATGTGGGCCAGGGTGGTTTTGCCCAGACCCGGAGGGCCGAAGAGCAGTACGTGGTCCAGGGCTTCGCTGCGGCGCTTGGCGGCGTCGATGAAAATGCCCAGCTGCTCCCGAATCTTGGCCTGGCCCACATAGTCGGCCAGGCGCTTGGGGCGCAGGGCCCGCTCAATGGCCTCTTCCTGGGAGGATTTGCTTTCGGGGGCGATCAGGCGGCCGTCGGAGGCGTCGCCGAAAACGTCGGTTTCGATCATGGTGGAAGCGCTGGGGGCGAAGCCCGGTCAAGGCCCGGTTTCACCGCAAGAAAAGGGGATGGGGAAAGGCCCTATCTTACCTCCGCCGGCCCCTGGCCGGGCGGAGGTGCAACGGGGACTCAGGTTGGCACTCAGCTTTTGGACAGGAGCTTCAGGGCCTGGCGGATGCCGTCGGACACGGTGAGCCCGGCGGGCAGCTGCTTCAAAGCGGCCCCCGCTTCCCGGTCGTTGTAGCCCAGGGCCAGGAGCGCGTTGAGAATGTCCTGCTGGTCGTCATGGACCACGGCCACGGCGGCGGGACCGCTGGTGGGCAGTTTGTCCTTCAATTCCAGGAGCAGGCGTTCGGCGGTCTTTTTGCCGATGCCCGGCACCTTGGTGAGGCGGCCCGTTTCCTGGCGGGCCACGGCGGCGGCCAGATCGGCCACGGAAAGGCCGGAGAGCACGGAGAGGGCGGTGCGGGCGCCGACCCCGGAAATTTTCAGGAGCTGGCGAAAGGTGAAACGTTCCGCCTCGGTGAGAAAGCCGAAGAGAAACTGGCCATCTTCCCGCACCGCGAAATGGGTCAGCAGGGTGACCTTTTCCCCCAGACCGGGCAGGTTGTAAAAACTGCTCATGGGCACATCCAGTTCATAGCCGACGCCGTGCACGTCGAGCAGGATATGGGGCGGGTTTTTTTCGGCCAGGAGGCCGGTGAGGCGTCCGATCATGGGAGTTTCCGGAAAAAGGTGAAGGAAAGGGGGGCGGGGCTGGTGCTTCCGATCCCGGCGCCGACGCTGGCGGGGGCAAGTCGGAGGGCGGAGCCCCTCTCAGAATGCCGGGGGCCGCCAGCTGGCCCCGGGCCCCGCCAGCCACAGCCCCAGGGCCAGGAGAAGACCGTGGAGATTGGCAGCCAGGATGGTGAGCTGGATGGGAGTGAGTAGGGCTTCCGGCCGTTCCGCGTCCGCCAGCAGCATACGCCCGGCGTGGAGGCTCAGGGGCGCGGTGAGGGCGCCCAGGGCGGCCCGCTGGGGCAGCCGGTCCAGGCCGATGAGCAGAATCAGCCAGAGATAGGCGAAGAGGGCGATGCCCAGGTAAAGCCAGCGGGCTGTGCCCGGCCCCAGGCGCACCACCAGGGTGGCCTTGCCCGCCTGGGCGTCCGCCTGCCGGTCGGGAAACTGGTTGATGAAGAGCAGATTGGCGACCAGCAGGGCGTAGGGCAGGCCCAGGGCCACGGGCTGCCAGGAAAAACCGTGGCGCTGCACATAGTCGCTGCCCACCACCACGGCCAGCCAGCCCAGGGTGATGGCGATTTCCCCCAAGCCCCGGCTCACCAGTTGCAGGGGCGGGGCGGAATAGGCCCAGCCAGCCAGAAGCCCCAGCAAGCCGATGATCACCAGCCCGGGGCCGGATTGCCAGGCCAGCCACAGCCCGGCGGGAATCACCGTGGCCAGCAGGGCATAGCCGAAGGTGGCGGTGGCGGCGGGGCTAAGCACCCCATTCTGAATGAAGCGGCTACCGCCGGTGAAGGGGAAGAGCCGGGCCGTGTTGGCGGTGTCCGTGCCGTTTCGGGCGTCGTAGTAGTCGTTGAGCACATTTACCCCGGCGTGGGTGACCAGGGCGAAAAGCACGGTGAGGGCCGCCGTTAACCCGTTGATGGCCAGACCGCAGGAGACCGCGCCGGCCAGGCCCAGGAGGCAGGCCACCAGGGTGACGGAGAGAAAGGCGGGCCGGGTGGCGGCGAAGTAGCGGGCCAGGGGCCGGGGGTAAGCGGCCAGGCTGGGTTCGGGGGGCGTCATGGTGTCAGCGGATGAGGCGGCCCTGGCGCACCCGGTAACCGGCGGTGGCCAGATGGCCCAGGCCCTGGCCGCCGTGGGCGTGGCAAATGGCGCAGGCCAGGGCGTCCGCCGCATCGGGGGACGGGTCGCCGGTGAGGGCCAGGAGCCGTTTCACCATGTGCTGGACCTGATCCTTGGCCGCTTTGCCATGGCCCACCACCGCCTGCTTGATCTGCAAAGCGGTGTATTCCGCCACCGGCAGGCCCGCCGCCACCAGGGCGGCGATGTCCGTGCCCCGGGCTTGGCCCAGGAGCAGGGTGGATTGGGGATTGACGTTCACGAACACCTTTTCGATGGCCGCCTGCTGGGGGATGTAGCGTTCGATCACTTCCCCCACCCCGCGAAACAAGGTGAGCAGGCGTTCCGGCAGGGGCGCCCCGTCTTGGCTGCGGATACAGCCGCTGGCCACGTAGGTGAGGTGGCTACCCTGCCGGTCAATGACGCCGAAGCCGGTGATGCGCAGCCCCGGGTCAATGCCCAGGATGCGGACCGGCTCATCCACGGTCCGCTCCTATCCCGGCGGCGGGGGCCGGGAAAAAGAAAAAGCGGTGCCGGGCACCGCTTTTTTCGGGGAGGGAAGGCACCCGGTTCATTCGTCCATGACGGCGGAGGAATAGACTTCCTGCACGTCGTCCAGGGCTTCCAGGACGTCGATGAGACGCTGCTGCTTTTCCACGTCTTCCCCGGTGAGTTCGGTCTCATTCAGGGGCTTCATGGTGACTTCCCCGAATTCCGGGGTGAAGCCCGCCTTTTCCAGGGCGTCCTTCACGGTCATGAAATCGTTGGGGGGAGTCAGCACTTCGATGGAACCGTCGTCGTTGGTCACCACATCGTCTGCGCCGGCTTCAATGGCCGCTTCCATGAGGGCATCTTCGTCGGTGCCGGGGGCGAACAGCATCTGGCCGCAGTGCTTGAACTGGAAGGCCACGCAGCCTTCCGAGCCCATGTTGCCGCCGTATTTGGTGAAGGCATGGCGCACATCGGCCACGGTGCGGGTCTTGTTGTCGGTGAGGCAATCCACCATGAGGGCGGCGCCGCCGATACCGTAACCTTCGTAGCGTACTTCCTCGTAGGTCACCCCTTCCAGCTGGCCCGTGCCCCGCTTGATGGCGTTGTCGATATTGTCCTTGGGCATGGACTCGGCCTTGGCCTTTTCAATGGCCAGGCGCAGGCGGGGATTCATGGTGGGATCCCCCCCGCCCATTTTGGCGGCGACGGTCACTTCCTTGATCAGTTTGGTGAAAACCTTGCCCCGCTTGGCGTCCTGCCGACCCTTGCGGTGCTGAATATTGGCCCATTTGGAATGCCCGGACATGGCGAACCTCGTTGCGGAATACGTTGGTGGGAAACGGCGAATTCTAGCATAGGCGTTCCGGCGTCTCAGCCCCCGGGGGAAGGGTGGGGCCCCCGGGGGGCTGAGGCGCCGGGAGAAAAAAGGGGGCGGGGGCGGGCAGGGGGACGGCCTGGGGCCTTGTCCTCCGCGCTGGCCCTGGGCCCCGGTTGGGCGTCGGGCGAAGGCGCAAGGGACAGGGGCCTTCGTGCTAACCTTTCCCCTTCCCCCACTTCCCTCTTGGCATTGTTATGGCCCAACCCCTTTGCTTTGCCCGTCACGGCCAGACCGATCTGGCCCTGTTGCCCGCCCTGGCCAATCGCCACGGCCTGATTGCCGGGGCCACCGGCACGGGCAAGACCATTACCCTGCAAGTGCTGGCGGAGCGGTTTTCCGCCATCGGCGTGCCGGTTTTTCTGGCGGATGTGAAGGGCGACCTTTCCGGCCTGGGGGCCCCGGCCCAAGATAGCCCCAAGCTCCAAGAGCGGCGCGCCAGACTGGGGGTGACGGACTGGCAGCCCGCCGCCTGCCCCACCGTGTTCTGGGACGTGTTCGGCGCCCAGGGCCATCCGGTTCGGGCCACCATTTCCGACATGGGGCCGGTACTCCTGGCCCGGCTTCTCAACCTTAACGACACCCAGGCCGGGGTGCTCCAGCTGGTGTTCAAAATTGCCGACGACAGCGGCCTGCTGCTCCTGGACCTGAAGGATCTGCGGGCCATGGTGCAGCACGTGGGGGAACAGGCCAAGGACTACACCACGGCCTATGGCAACATTTCCGCCGCCTCCGTGGGGGCCATTCAGCGGGCCCTGCTGACCCTGGGGGAAGCGGGGGGCGAGGTGTTTTTCGGTGAGCCCATGCTGGATATTGCCGACCTGCTCCAGACCAGCGATGGCCGGGGCGTGGTCAATGTGCTGGCGGCGGAAAAGCTCATGGCCTCGCCCCGGCTCTATTCCACCTTCCTCCTCTGGCTTCTTTCCGAACTCTACGAATCCCTGCCCGAGGTGGGGGACCTGGAACAGCCCAAGCTGGTGTTCTTTTTCGACGAAGCCCATCTGCTCTTTAACGAAGCCCCGGCGGCCCTCTTGGAAAAGGTGGAACAGGTGGTGCGCCTGATCCGCTCCAAGGGGGTGGGCATCTACTTTGTGACCCAGAATCCCCTGGATATTCCGGACACGGTGCTGGGCCAGCTGGGCAACCGGGTGCAGCACGCCCTGCGGGCCTTTACCCCCCGAGACCAGAAGGCGGTGAAAACCGCCGCCGAAACCCTGCGCCCCAATCCGGCCTTTGACGCGGCCGCCGCCATTACGGAACTGGGGGTGGGGGAAGCCTTGGTGTCCTGCCTGGACGATCAGGGTCGTCCCCAGGTGGTGGAGCGGGCCTTCATCCTGCCCCCCGCCTCCCGCATCGGCCCCCTGACGGCGGCGGAGCGCCAGGCCCTGATCCAGTCCTCCGTGCTCTACGGCCACTACGAACAGGCCGTGGATCGGGAATCGGCCTACGAGGTGCTGAAGGGCCGGGTGGCCCAGAGCGGCGCCGGGGCTGGGCCCGCCCCAACCGCTCCGGCTGGCGGTGGCCTGCTGGGCGACGTGTTGGGCGGACTCCTGGGGAGCGGGGCTTCCCGGGGGCGGGGGGATTCGGTCCTCACCACCGTGGCCAAAAGCGCCGCCCGGGCCATCGGTTCCCAACTGGGCCGGGAAATCATCCGGGGGGTAATGGGCTCCCTGCTGGGAGGCAGCGGCGGCCGTCGCCGCTAAGCTTTTTCGGGCATTCCGGTGCTGGGACTGGTATATTAACGTTTCCTAATATTACAAACCCCAGGAGTTCCCATGTCCCGTCTGTTCGCCGCCGCCCTGGCGTCCGCCCTTGCTTTCCCCGTGCTGGCCGCCGGTCCCCAGCAGGCCCCTGACCTGGCTGCCCTGTTGCAGGACACCCGGGCCAAGGCCCTGCCCATCTTGCCCCAGGTGGTGGCAGCCATGCAGACGGCGGTGAAGGAAAAAGGGGTGGAAGGGGCCATTCCGGAATGCCGGGAAAAGACCCCCCGTCTCCTGCAAAGCCTGCGGGAGCGCACCGGCTGGCAAATTCAGCGGGTCAGCCTGAAAGCCCGCAATGTGGGCACGGGCACCCCGGACGCCTGGGAAGCCCGGCAGCTGGCCGATTTCGACATCAAGGTGGCGAACGGGGCCAAGGCCGAGCAGTTGGAAAGCTCGGAAATCGTCACCGGTCCCGACGGCAAGCGCTATTTCCGCTACATGAAGGCCCTGCCCGTGGGGGAAGTGTGCCTCAAGTGCCATGGCCCGGCGGAGACTCTGCCCGCCGGACTGAAGACCGCCCTGGCCACCAACTACCCGGCGGATCGGGCCACCGGCTACCGTCTCGGCGAAGTGCGGGGAGCCCTCAGTGTGCGGCGGCTGGTGCCGTAAGCTGAAGGTGCATTGGTGTGGAAGAAGAGCCCTCCGGAAGACGGGGGGCTTTTTTATTGGGGGAAAGTTGCGGGGGTATTTTGTACGCCCGATGCTTTCCAGGAGGCGATGCCGCTGATCTCGGTGTAAAGAAGTGCGCTGCTAGTAATCATCCCCATGCCAGTCAGAGGTACCGGGGCTGTCTAGGCTTGCACTGGAAATGTCGGTGCCGTCGAGACCGTCATCACTGTGCCTGTGGTGGCTTGGGGCAAGATCGCTATCTCCATCGGGCAAATTTTGCTTCGCCATGCACGTCATCTGATGGATCAGAGATGCGGCCAAATAGCCCATGACGATGCCACCCACAGTGCAGCAAAAAAATACCGTCAAATCTGTGGCAATGGCCCAGATGGCAAGATTGGGACCCATGGCAATAATGGCCACAATGGTCCCAAGCGCCCCACCTACCATGGCGCCATACTCTCTGTATTCTTGGACAGTCTTTTTGTCTTGCGCACCGCTAGGCGACATGGTGACTACTCCAATGGAGCTTCTTGCGACGTCGGACGATCAAAAATCGTCAAAGTAAAACCCATGAGCATGATCCTAGGGCGCCAAGAAGGGGGATGTCAAAAGGACACGGATGTCTCTAATCCCGCTCCTGGGATCGGTTGTTGCCGCGAAGGCTCTTGAAGAAGGGTTTCTTAGGGGAAGCTCCCTTGTGGGTGAGGAAGGCAAGCTCACTGGCTTGTTCTTATTGAAAAATAGCCAAAAAAATCCCTCCACGAGGGAGGGATTTATGTCTGAATATTTCCGAGGTTAAGCGAACAAATCTCCAGTCCTTGCTCGGAATGACGACGCCGTTGAGTTACCGAATGTAGCTAAACATTCCGTGGAGCTTGGCAAGGTTTAAGGCCGCCCCAAACCGCCGGGCTTGGGGCGGGACCCAATGGGGCCCTATAGCTTCCCCGCATGCCGTACCGCGGCCACTGCCACCACCTGCCCTTCCCGGACGAAGGCTTCCACGTTTTCTTCCAGGTCGTCCGGGTCGTAGAGGTAGTTGACCATCATCCCGTAGGATTGTTTGAAGCCCTTGGGGGCGGTGTCGGCGAGGAAGTTGAGCCGTTCGACCCGGGCGCCGTTGCCCAGGTGGAAGCGGGCCACCGGGTCCGCCGGACGGTCGCCCCGCTTGCCGTGCATCAGGTAGCGGGCGGCCACCCGGGTCAGACCCGGTTCCAGGAGCCGGGCCAGGCGGGGCTTGGTACCCCAGTCGCCCTGGGGCAGGTAGGCCTGGAGGGCGGCGGCAGTGGGTTCGATGTCCGCCAGCTTGGCGATTTTTTTCAGCTCCCCTTCCGTGAAGGCCCCGGCAAACAGTTCCGGGTTGCGGTCGGCCCAGATCCGCAGGCCGGGCAGGGGGGAGAGGGTGGCGAAGGTCTTGAGGCGGGGGAAGTCTCGCTTCAGATCCTCGATCACCCGCTTCAGTAGGAAGTTACCGAAGGAGACGCCCCGCAGGCCCACCTGGGTGTTGGAGATGGAGTAGAAAATGGCGGTGTCGGCCCGCAGGGGGTCGGCGGTGGGGGCGGCCTCGTCCAGCAGGTGTTGGACGCTGTCCGCCAGATGGTTGATCAGAGCCACTTCCACAAAAATCAAGGGCTCGTCCGGCATCCGGGGATGGAAAAAGGCGTAGCAGCGCCGGTCCGAATCCAAGCGGTTTTTTAGGTCGGTCCAGGAGCGGATTTCATGGACCGCCTCATAATCGATGAGCTTTTCCAGCAGGGCGGCCGGGGTGTGCCAGGTGAGCCGGTGAAGTTCGAGAAAGCCCACGTCGAACCAGGCGCTGAGCCGGTTTTCCAATTCCCGGTCCAGAGCCTTCAGTTCCGGGTCTTCCTTCAGGTAAGAAAGCAGATTGGCGCGCAAATCCACCAGGAATTTCACCCCCTGGGGCAGGGCGTTGAACTGGGTCAGGATGCGCAGCCGGGTGGAACGCATGGCGGCCCGCAGGGCGGCCTCCGCGTCCCATTGGCCCGGGCTGCCCACGGCAGCCTGATAAGCGTCGTGGGCCTTGGCCACTTTCTTCGGGTCCGGGCCGAATTCCAGGGCGATAAGGCGGAGGATTTCGTGGCGCCCGGCGTCGTTCAGGGCCAGATAGGTTTCTGCCAGCTTGGCGGCCCGATGTCGGGCGGACACTTCACCGCCCAGGCCGGCAGCACATTCCTTGAGCAGGGTGCGAATACGGGCCAACTGCTTGGCCGGTAAAGGGGGCTTGCTGTTTTCCGTCATGTTGCGTGTCTCCAGAGTGTTTTTATTGTGGAAAAAAGGGGGTTAGCGGCGCCGGTAGGCCACCACCATCATGGCGAGACCAATGAGCACCATGGGCAGGGACAGCCATTGGCCCATGCTGACCACGTAGCTTTGCCCGAAAATGCCCGCATCCGGCTCCCGGAAATATTCTGCCATGGAGCGGAAGATGCCGTAGCCGATGAGAAAGGCGCCGGAGATGGCCGCCCGGGGCCGGGGCTTGGCCGAATAGAACCAGAGGATGAGGAACAGGGTCAGGCCTTCCAGACCGGCCTGATACAGCTGGGAAGGGTGGCGGGGCTGGGCGTCCACCTGGGGAAAAATCATGGCCCAGGGCAGGCTGGGATCGGCCACCCGGCCCCACAGTTCCCCGTTGATGAAATTGCCAATGCGCCCCGCCGCCAGGCCCAGGGGCACCAGGGGGGCGATGAAATCCGTAATGGTGAAAAAGGATTTGCCGTGCTTGCGGCCCCAGGCGGCGCAGGCGATCAGCACCCCGAGGAAGCCGCCGTGGAAGGACATGCCCCCCTTCCACACGGCGACGATTTCCAGGGGATGGGAAAAGTAATAGGCGGGTTCGTAAAACAGCACCTGACCCAGGCGCCCTCCCAGTACCACCCCTAGAACGCCCCAGAAGAGCAGATCGTCCAGCTCCTCTTCGCTCCAGGGGGTGCCGTCACTGGCGGCCTTGCCCTGGCGGATGCGGTGGCGGCCCAGGAGGTAAAAGGCGATGAAGGCCACCAGGTACATGAGGCCGTACCAGCGGATGGACAGGGGGCCGAGGGAGAGGGCGACGGGGTCGAACTGGGGATGGATCAACATGGGGGAGGTACGGCCAGGCTAACGAAAGGTCGTTAGCCTAGCAGTATCCGATTAAACCTTGAAGCGATCAGCGGTTTGTCCCATGGCGGAAGCCAGTTGGGAAAGCTCCTTAGCCAGGTCCGCAGTCTGGGTGGCGCCCAGGGTGTTTTCCTCGCTCATGCGGGCGATCTGCTCCACATGGATGGCGATCTGGTTGCTGGCTTCCCCCTGTTCCCGCAGGGCATCGGAAATGGCATTTACCTCTTCCTCCACGGCCCGGGCCCGGTCATTGATCTGGGTCACCGCCGCCCCGGCGGAATCGGCCAGGGCCACGCCGCTTTCCATGAGGGTCACCGTATGGTTCATGGTGTCCGTGGCCGTATCCACTTCCCGCTGAATGCCGGAAATCTGTTCCCCGATTTCCTGGGTGGCGCCGCTGGTCCGTTCCGCCAGCTTGCGTACTTCGTCCGCCACCACGGCAAAGCCTCGACCCTGTTCCCCGGCCCGGGCCGCTTCAATGGCGGCGTTCAGAGCCAGGAGATTGGTCTGATCCGCCACGTCCTTAATCACTTGGACAATGCTGGAAATCTGCTGGGAGGCCTGGCCCAGGGCCTGGATGGCCTGGGCCGTGTCCGTAATGCGGGCGGCGATGGCTTTCATCTGGGTGACGGTGTCGGAGATCACCTTGCCCCCTTCTTCCGCCGCCTGGCCGGAAGCCACGGCCAGTTCATGGGCCCGCTGGGCGTTGTCCCCCACCTGATTGATGCTCACGGTCAGCTCTTCCACCGTGGCGGACATGGAGGCGGCGGCCTCGGATTGCTTGGCCGAACTGTCGGAAACCTGGTGGGAGGCCTGGGCCATGTCCTGGGCCATGTGGTCCTGGCGCCCGATGCCGTCCCGCAACTGACGCAGGGCCTGGCGCAGGGCCCCGGTGAGCTGGTTGATGGAAGCGGCCACCGCCGAGGTTTCGTCCCCTCCGGACGCGGGCAGGGTGACGGTGAAATCGTTGCGTTCCTGGATGTCTTTCACCGCGTTCTGGATGCGGGTTAAGGGATTGTTGATGGCGTGGTAGAGCCAGAAGGCCAGCCCAGCCCCCAGCACCAGGGCTACCAGGGCGCAGCCGATGAGCCAGATTTTGGCGGTGGCGGCCAGTTCCTGGGCCGCTTCCCGGGAGACCCGGGCGTTGCGGGCGCTGCCCTCCACCGCGTCATCCACCACGGGCCGCAGATTCCGCAAGGCTTTGCGGGAATCCCCCCGGAAATAGGCCAGGGCCTCTTCGTGCTTGCCGCTCCGGACCAGGGCCACCAGCTGATCGTGGGTTTTCAGGTAGGCGCTGAGTTTGCCCTGGTAGTCCTGGTACTGCTGCTTTTCTTCCGGAGCATCCAAGTGGGCGGAAAATTCCTCTTCATGCTTACGCAGTTGGGCCAGATTTTGGTTGCCCCGCTGGAGGGCGTCGTCCACTTCCGCCCCATTGGCGGCGATGAGCAATTGGGTTTCCCGATTGCGGAAGTCCAGCAGTTCGGCGGCCACTCCGGAGGCGGCCCGCACCTTGGGCAGCCAGTTATCGGCGATGTCGTTGAAGCGATCTTCTAATTGATTGAAGCGGACCACCCCCATGATTCCCACCAGCAGCATTAAGGCGAGGAGGGCGGAAACGGTGAGGGCGAGCTTGCGGGAGATAGGCATGACGTCTGTCCTCTTGTGGCGGAAGGGGGCGGCGCGGGGCGGGAAGGGCTCGGATCAGCGTGCTAGAATCGGCCCCTTACCAACGCCGCTGCCTGTTATTTTATTGTCATTGCGGCGTTTTGTCGTCTGGAGATATCCCATGCCTGCCTATCGTTCCCATACATCCACCCACGGCCGCAACATGGCCGGCGCCCGCGCCCTGTGGCGTGCCACCGGCATGAAGGACGGCGATTTCGGCAAACCCATCATTGCCGTGGTGAATTCCTTCACCCAGTTCGTGCCCGGCCACGTCCATCTTAAGGATCTGGGCCAGCTGGTGGCCCGGGAAATCGAGGCGGCGGGGGGCATTGCCAAGGAATTCAACACCATCGCCATCGACGACGGCATCGCCATGGGCCATGACGGTATGCTCTACAGCCTGCCTTCCCGGGACCTCATCGCCGATTCCGTGGAATACATGGTGAATGCCCACTGTGCCGACGCCATGGTGTGCATTTCCAATTGCGACAAAATCACCCCGGGGATGCTGATGGCCGCAATGCGGGTGAATATCCCCACCATCTTCGTCTCCGGCGGCCCCATGGAAGCGGGCAAGGTCCAGTGGGAAGGCAAGACCGTGGCGGTGGATTTGATCGATGCCATGATCAAGGCCGGGGATACCAAGGTTTCCGACGGGGAAGTGGAACAGTTCGAACGCTCCGCCTGCCCCACCTGCGGTTCCTGTTCCGGCATGTTTACCGCTAATTCCATGAACTGCCTGACCGAGGCCCTGGGCCTGTCCCTGCCGGGTAACGGCACGGTGGTGGCCACCCACGCGGACCGCAAGGAGCTGTTCCTGGGGGCCGGGCGGCGCATCGTGGAACTGGCCAAGCGCTGGTACGAAAAGGACGACGCCTCCGTTCTGCCCCGCAGCATCGCCAGCTTTAATGCCTTTGAAAACGCCATGAGCCTGGATGTGGCCATGGGCGGTTCCACCAATACCGTGCTCCACCTCCTGGCCGTGGCCCAGGAAGCCGGGGTCAATTTCACCATGCAGGACATCGACCGGCTTTCCCGCAAGGTGCCCTGCCTCTGCAAGGTGGCCCCCGCCACCCAGAAGTATCACGTGGAAGACGTGCATCGGGCCGGCGGCATCATGGGCATTCTGGCTGAGCTGGACCGGGCCGGGCTGATCCACCGGGAAGCGGGCACGGTGCATCTGAAAACCCTGGGCGAAGCCATCGACACCTATGACGTGACCCGTTCCGCCACCCGGGAAATCCTGGAGTTCTACAAGGCTGCCCCTGGCGGCGTGCCCACCCAGGTGGCCTTCTCCCAGGATCGGCGCTTTACGGAACTGGATCTGGACCGCACCCACGGCTGTGTGCGTAACCTGGAAAACGCCTATTCCAAGGATGGCGGCCTGGCCGTGCTCTACGGCAATCTGGCGGAAAACGGCTGTATCGTGAAGACCGCCGGGGTGGATGAATCCATCCTCAAATTCACCGGCAAGGCGCGGGTTTACGAAAGCCAGGAAGCGGCGGTGGAAGGCATTCTGGGCAATGAAGTGGTAGCCGGGGACGTGGTGGTGATCCGCTACGAAGGCCCCAAGGGCGGCCCGGGCATGCAGGAAATGCTCTATCCCACCAGCTACCTGAAGTCCCGGGGTCTGGGCAAGGAATGCGCCCTGCTCACCGACGGGCGCT
This sequence is a window from Azospira inquinata. Protein-coding genes within it:
- the ruvB gene encoding Holliday junction branch migration DNA helicase RuvB, which gives rise to MIETDVFGDASDGRLIAPESKSSQEEAIERALRPKRLADYVGQAKIREQLGIFIDAAKRRSEALDHVLLFGPPGLGKTTLAHIVAAEMGVNLRQTSGPVLERAGDLAALLTNLEPNDVLFIDEIHRLSPVVEEILYPALEDFQIDIMIGEGPAARSVKLDLPPFTLVGATTRAGMLTNPLRDRFGIVARLEFYNAQELTHIVTRSAQLLNVAIEPEGALEIARRSRGTPRIANRLLRRVRDYAEVKADGIITRTVADSALSMLDVDHGGLDVMDRKLLSAVIDKFGGGPVGVDNLAAAIGEARDTIEDVLEPYLIQQGYLQRTPRGRIATAAVYRHLGLEPVQRDRDLLSGA
- the ruvA gene encoding Holliday junction branch migration protein RuvA, with translation MIGRLTGLLAEKNPPHILLDVHGVGYELDVPMSSFYNLPGLGEKVTLLTHFAVREDGQFLFGFLTEAERFTFRQLLKISGVGARTALSVLSGLSVADLAAAVARQETGRLTKVPGIGKKTAERLLLELKDKLPTSGPAAVAVVHDDQQDILNALLALGYNDREAGAALKQLPAGLTVSDGIRQALKLLSKS
- a CDS encoding prenyltransferase, coding for MTPPEPSLAAYPRPLARYFAATRPAFLSVTLVACLLGLAGAVSCGLAINGLTAALTVLFALVTHAGVNVLNDYYDARNGTDTANTARLFPFTGGSRFIQNGVLSPAATATFGYALLATVIPAGLWLAWQSGPGLVIIGLLGLLAGWAYSAPPLQLVSRGLGEIAITLGWLAVVVGSDYVQRHGFSWQPVALGLPYALLVANLLFINQFPDRQADAQAGKATLVVRLGPGTARWLYLGIALFAYLWLILLIGLDRLPQRAALGALTAPLSLHAGRMLLADAERPEALLTPIQLTILAANLHGLLLALGLWLAGPGASWRPPAF
- the ruvC gene encoding crossover junction endodeoxyribonuclease RuvC — encoded protein: MDEPVRILGIDPGLRITGFGVIDRQGSHLTYVASGCIRSQDGAPLPERLLTLFRGVGEVIERYIPQQAAIEKVFVNVNPQSTLLLGQARGTDIAALVAAGLPVAEYTALQIKQAVVGHGKAAKDQVQHMVKRLLALTGDPSPDAADALACAICHAHGGQGLGHLATAGYRVRQGRLIR
- a CDS encoding YebC/PmpR family DNA-binding transcriptional regulator — protein: MSGHSKWANIQHRKGRQDAKRGKVFTKLIKEVTVAAKMGGGDPTMNPRLRLAIEKAKAESMPKDNIDNAIKRGTGQLEGVTYEEVRYEGYGIGGAALMVDCLTDNKTRTVADVRHAFTKYGGNMGSEGCVAFQFKHCGQMLFAPGTDEDALMEAAIEAGADDVVTNDDGSIEVLTPPNDFMTVKDALEKAGFTPEFGEVTMKPLNETELTGEDVEKQQRLIDVLEALDDVQEVYSSAVMDE
- a CDS encoding helicase HerA-like domain-containing protein, with protein sequence MAQPLCFARHGQTDLALLPALANRHGLIAGATGTGKTITLQVLAERFSAIGVPVFLADVKGDLSGLGAPAQDSPKLQERRARLGVTDWQPAACPTVFWDVFGAQGHPVRATISDMGPVLLARLLNLNDTQAGVLQLVFKIADDSGLLLLDLKDLRAMVQHVGEQAKDYTTAYGNISAASVGAIQRALLTLGEAGGEVFFGEPMLDIADLLQTSDGRGVVNVLAAEKLMASPRLYSTFLLWLLSELYESLPEVGDLEQPKLVFFFDEAHLLFNEAPAALLEKVEQVVRLIRSKGVGIYFVTQNPLDIPDTVLGQLGNRVQHALRAFTPRDQKAVKTAAETLRPNPAFDAAAAITELGVGEALVSCLDDQGRPQVVERAFILPPASRIGPLTAAERQALIQSSVLYGHYEQAVDRESAYEVLKGRVAQSGAGAGPAPTAPAGGGLLGDVLGGLLGSGASRGRGDSVLTTVAKSAARAIGSQLGREIIRGVMGSLLGGSGGRRR
- a CDS encoding Tll0287-like domain-containing protein — its product is MSRLFAAALASALAFPVLAAGPQQAPDLAALLQDTRAKALPILPQVVAAMQTAVKEKGVEGAIPECREKTPRLLQSLRERTGWQIQRVSLKARNVGTGTPDAWEARQLADFDIKVANGAKAEQLESSEIVTGPDGKRYFRYMKALPVGEVCLKCHGPAETLPAGLKTALATNYPADRATGYRLGEVRGALSVRRLVP
- a CDS encoding malonyl-CoA decarboxylase; amino-acid sequence: MTENSKPPLPAKQLARIRTLLKECAAGLGGEVSARHRAAKLAETYLALNDAGRHEILRLIALEFGPDPKKVAKAHDAYQAAVGSPGQWDAEAALRAAMRSTRLRILTQFNALPQGVKFLVDLRANLLSYLKEDPELKALDRELENRLSAWFDVGFLELHRLTWHTPAALLEKLIDYEAVHEIRSWTDLKNRLDSDRRCYAFFHPRMPDEPLIFVEVALINHLADSVQHLLDEAAPTADPLRADTAIFYSISNTQVGLRGVSFGNFLLKRVIEDLKRDFPRLKTFATLSPLPGLRIWADRNPELFAGAFTEGELKKIAKLADIEPTAAALQAYLPQGDWGTKPRLARLLEPGLTRVAARYLMHGKRGDRPADPVARFHLGNGARVERLNFLADTAPKGFKQSYGMMVNYLYDPDDLEENVEAFVREGQVVAVAAVRHAGKL
- the lgt gene encoding prolipoprotein diacylglyceryl transferase — translated: MLIHPQFDPVALSLGPLSIRWYGLMYLVAFIAFYLLGRHRIRQGKAASDGTPWSEEELDDLLFWGVLGVVLGGRLGQVLFYEPAYYFSHPLEIVAVWKGGMSFHGGFLGVLIACAAWGRKHGKSFFTITDFIAPLVPLGLAAGRIGNFINGELWGRVADPSLPWAMIFPQVDAQPRHPSQLYQAGLEGLTLFLILWFYSAKPRPRAAISGAFLIGYGIFRSMAEYFREPDAGIFGQSYVVSMGQWLSLPMVLIGLAMMVVAYRRR